Proteins co-encoded in one Sulfuricystis thermophila genomic window:
- the glgC gene encoding glucose-1-phosphate adenylyltransferase, whose translation MQHDLPLNDSHAPHGRFVSHLTRSTYAIILAGGRGSRLMQLTDWRAKPAVPFGGKFRIIDFTLSNCVNSGIRRIGVATQYKAQSLIRHLQRGWSFLDGRFDEFIDLLPAQQQISEDWYQGTADAVFQNIDLLRRNEPKYVLILSGDHIYKMDYGRLLAQHVQTEADLTIACMDVPIEEASAFGVMGVNEERRIVSFIEKPKQPASIPGRPDRALVNMGVYVFNAAFLYEQLIRDADDPHSDHDFGKNVIPHIIGRYRAFAHDFVESCVGIPESGVPYWRDVGTVDAYWEANIELTKVSPELNMYDEDWPIWTYQEQLPPAKFVFDDEGRRGMAIDSLVSGGDIISGAVVRRSLLFSRVFVHSWAQVEDSVILPNAEIGRHCKIRRAVIDKNCKVPEGMVIGYDPEEDRKRFHVTPKGICLVTPEMLGQRIHHIR comes from the coding sequence ATGCAACACGATTTGCCTCTCAACGACTCGCATGCGCCGCATGGTCGTTTCGTCAGTCATCTGACCCGCTCGACCTACGCGATCATCCTCGCCGGCGGTCGCGGCAGCCGGCTGATGCAGCTCACCGACTGGCGCGCGAAGCCCGCCGTGCCTTTCGGCGGTAAATTCCGCATCATCGATTTCACGCTGTCGAACTGTGTGAATTCCGGCATCCGCCGCATCGGCGTGGCGACGCAATACAAGGCGCAAAGCCTGATCCGCCATCTGCAGCGCGGCTGGAGCTTCCTCGACGGCCGCTTCGACGAGTTCATCGACTTGCTGCCCGCCCAGCAGCAGATCAGCGAGGACTGGTATCAGGGCACGGCGGATGCGGTGTTCCAGAACATCGACCTGTTGCGCCGCAACGAGCCGAAATATGTGCTGATCCTCTCGGGCGACCACATCTACAAGATGGATTACGGCCGCTTGCTCGCGCAGCATGTGCAGACCGAGGCCGATCTGACCATCGCCTGCATGGACGTGCCGATCGAGGAGGCGAGCGCCTTCGGCGTGATGGGCGTCAATGAGGAGCGCCGTATCGTCAGCTTCATCGAGAAGCCGAAGCAGCCGGCCTCGATCCCTGGTCGGCCGGACCGCGCGCTGGTCAACATGGGCGTGTATGTCTTCAACGCCGCCTTTCTCTACGAGCAGTTGATCCGCGATGCCGACGATCCGCATTCCGACCACGATTTCGGCAAGAACGTCATCCCGCACATCATCGGCCGTTACCGGGCCTTTGCCCACGACTTCGTCGAAAGTTGCGTCGGCATCCCGGAAAGTGGCGTGCCTTATTGGCGTGACGTCGGTACGGTGGATGCTTACTGGGAGGCGAACATTGAGCTCACCAAGGTGTCACCCGAGCTCAACATGTATGACGAAGACTGGCCGATCTGGACCTATCAGGAGCAGCTGCCGCCAGCCAAGTTCGTCTTCGACGACGAGGGGCGCCGCGGCATGGCGATCGACTCGCTGGTCTCTGGCGGCGACATCATCAGCGGCGCCGTGGTGCGGCGATCGCTGCTGTTCTCGCGCGTGTTCGTGCACAGCTGGGCGCAGGTCGAAGACTCGGTGATCCTGCCGAATGCCGAAATCGGTCGCCACTGCAAGATCCGCCGCGCGGTGATCGACAAGAACTGCAAGGTGCCCGAGGGCATGGTGATCGGCTATGACCCGGAAGAAGACCGCAAGCGTTTCCACGTCACGCCGAAGGGGATCTGCCTGGTGACGCCGGAAATGCTCGGGCAGAGAATCCACCATATTCGCTGA